Within Leptotrichia hongkongensis, the genomic segment TTATATTTTCCTATATCTGTTTCATTTTTATCAACTGGATTATCTTCTCCTTTACCACTTATTTCTCCAATTGAAATAGTATCTTTTAAACCAAGCTCTCTAAGTGTTCTAGCAACATTTCTAGCTCTTATCAACGATAATTTTTGATTATATTTCTTTGTCCCAGTTGAATCAGTATGTCCTACGAAATCTACAGTTCCACTTTCTCCAAATTTATTTAAAATATTTACAATTTCTTTAAGATCAAATATCTGATACTCAGTTATTATTCTCCCATCAACTTTAAAACCTCTTATAACACACTTTTTCTCCTCTCTATTGCAAGGTACTACTAACGTTGTTGAAAAAGAGATATTCACAATTATAAATATACAAAATAAAATAAACTTTTTCATAAAATTCCTCCAACTTAAAACAAATCCGAATGTGTCCCCGTTCTCGACAATGTCAAAACCAAGATATTTTTTTCAATTTTATAAATTAACAACCAATCAGGCTGAATATGACATTCTCTAAATCCTTTATAATCGCCAGTAAGATAATGATCTCTATATTTTTCAGGCAAAGGTTTCTCATTTACCAAATAAAAAAGGACTTCTTCAAATAATTTTTTGTTACACCCTCTTTTTATTGCCCTTTTATAATCTTTCTTGAATTTGACCTGGTATCTGATTTTAAGCATTCAAATCCTCCATTAGCTCATCTACACTATCAAAAGTTTTGCTTAATCCAATACCTTTTTCAACTTCATCCAAAACCTTTCTGGTTTCTCCATTTGGAACTTTCAACTCAAACGGAATCCCCTGCTCCAAAATACACTTCTTCAAAAATAAATTCATAGCAGTACTCATATTAAGCCCCATTTTTTTAAATAATGTTTCCGCTTCTTTCTTCACATTTTCATCAACTCTAGCTGTTACTGTAGCCATTTTTACCACTCCTTTGTAATACTTTTGTTATACAATGTAATTATATTACTAAATAATGTAAAAATCAATATTTTAATTAACTTTTTCAAA encodes:
- a CDS encoding OmpA family protein, yielding MKKFILFCIFIIVNISFSTTLVVPCNREEKKCVIRGFKVDGRIITEYQIFDLKEIVNILNKFGESGTVDFVGHTDSTGTKKYNQKLSLIRARNVARTLRELGLKDTISIGEISGKGEDNPVDKNETDIGKYNNRRVEILFNNLKWKNFE
- a CDS encoding type II toxin-antitoxin system YafQ family toxin — its product is MLKIRYQVKFKKDYKRAIKRGCNKKLFEEVLFYLVNEKPLPEKYRDHYLTGDYKGFRECHIQPDWLLIYKIEKNILVLTLSRTGTHSDLF
- a CDS encoding type II toxin-antitoxin system RelB/DinJ family antitoxin; its protein translation is MATVTARVDENVKKEAETLFKKMGLNMSTAMNLFLKKCILEQGIPFELKVPNGETRKVLDEVEKGIGLSKTFDSVDELMEDLNA